A window of the Haloquadratum walsbyi C23 genome harbors these coding sequences:
- a CDS encoding ISH3-like element ISHwa12 family transposase, translating into MGDVNLPKLKRILTDPDEFISNSQLKSLSMELLELIPMEGIEGSGLDSDQIMEVVLRAAVDQTSVNGVTTSTEDTPNRETVMDWLHTLEKETMLDAVNDILALVAMTVLDRDGSRTICIDFMNNPFHGCPDDEDEFRRMSARDGTTKCHRYCTAFVLAQGKPLTLAVEPVDGKDSKADAVERVLARVETYPFEIDQILMDRDAFCGELIGVLREAAPPVFPVRTGKETLEEKLTTGSSYMTEEIICEGKEHEQTYPLAVNVTYQNGDRGKSGLKQTGYAAYGLEDRTPRQVAQVYNHRAQIEKSYETFRKARALTTTPSTTIRLFYVGVGFLLEQLWVVLQWAVLARPRRGGRALPTDFTFNNAFLHGVEEVLDDELGWKDEHQTNGQGLPAGHEHGLG; encoded by the coding sequence GTGGGTGACGTGAACCTACCAAAGCTCAAACGAATCCTCACCGATCCGGACGAGTTCATTTCGAACAGCCAGCTGAAATCTCTTAGCATGGAGTTGCTTGAGTTGATACCCATGGAAGGAATCGAGGGCTCCGGCCTCGATTCCGACCAGATCATGGAAGTCGTTTTACGAGCTGCTGTTGACCAGACATCGGTCAACGGTGTCACAACCAGCACTGAGGACACACCAAACCGGGAGACAGTGATGGATTGGCTCCACACGCTGGAAAAAGAGACAATGCTTGATGCTGTCAACGACATTCTCGCGCTGGTAGCTATGACGGTTCTCGACCGCGACGGGTCGAGAACCATCTGCATCGACTTCATGAACAACCCATTCCACGGTTGTCCAGACGATGAAGACGAATTCCGGCGGATGAGTGCCCGCGACGGCACTACAAAGTGTCACCGCTACTGTACAGCGTTTGTTCTTGCACAGGGGAAGCCGCTGACGCTGGCGGTTGAACCGGTTGATGGCAAAGATAGCAAGGCCGACGCGGTCGAGCGCGTGCTCGCCCGCGTTGAGACTTATCCGTTCGAGATCGATCAGATTCTCATGGACAGAGACGCCTTCTGTGGCGAGTTAATCGGCGTTCTCCGTGAGGCAGCACCGCCGGTCTTTCCGGTGAGAACCGGGAAAGAAACCCTCGAAGAGAAGCTCACAACGGGTTCCTCGTACATGACTGAGGAGATAATCTGCGAAGGGAAAGAGCACGAACAAACGTATCCACTGGCGGTCAACGTCACGTATCAAAACGGAGATCGCGGGAAGTCAGGGCTCAAACAGACAGGATACGCGGCGTACGGTCTGGAAGACCGAACGCCGCGGCAAGTGGCGCAGGTCTACAACCACCGGGCACAGATTGAGAAGAGCTACGAGACATTCCGGAAAGCGCGTGCTCTGACAACAACACCATCGACGACGATTCGGCTGTTCTACGTGGGCGTTGGGTTCCTGCTGGAGCAGTTGTGGGTTGTGTTGCAGTGGGCAGTGCTCGCCCGACCACGGCGTGGCGGGCGAGCACTTCCGACCGATTTCACGTTCAACAACGCGTTTCTCCATGGGGTCGAAGAGGTGCTGGACGATGAGCTCGGCTGGAAAGATGAACACCAGACGAACGGCCAGGGACTACCAGCAGGGCACGAACACGGACTCGGGTAA
- a CDS encoding peptide-methionine (S)-S-oxide reductase MsrA has protein sequence MEVTSDDIQEYDESAPTSAETETATFALGCFWGPDARFGSFDGVIRTRVGYAGGTTADPTYHDIGNHTEAVQLEYDPSEITYTTLLMIALESHDPRRQPSKRQYQHILFPTSSQKETVKTVLDSNGFDINSVATRITSPPSPFYHAEDYHQKYHLRSKRWAIEAFDDAGYDEEALRESPTAAILNATAAGHETHITEPIADTPNQ, from the coding sequence ATGGAAGTAACATCCGATGATATTCAGGAGTACGATGAATCAGCTCCAACATCCGCAGAGACAGAGACGGCAACATTCGCTCTTGGTTGTTTTTGGGGTCCAGACGCACGGTTTGGTTCATTCGATGGGGTGATTCGCACACGAGTTGGCTATGCTGGTGGAACGACAGCGGATCCGACATATCATGACATTGGCAACCATACTGAGGCAGTTCAATTAGAGTATGATCCAAGCGAAATCACATATACCACACTTCTTATGATTGCGCTTGAGAGCCATGATCCACGTCGACAGCCATCAAAAAGACAGTATCAGCATATCCTGTTCCCAACATCATCGCAAAAAGAGACGGTGAAAACGGTCCTTGATTCAAACGGATTTGATATTAATTCAGTAGCAACGCGTATTACTTCACCACCATCGCCGTTCTATCATGCTGAGGACTATCATCAAAAATACCACCTTCGCTCAAAGCGCTGGGCAATTGAAGCATTTGATGACGCTGGATATGATGAAGAAGCATTGCGAGAATCACCGACTGCAGCGATATTGAACGCTACTGCTGCAGGTCATGAGACTCACATTACTGAACCAATTGCTGATACTCCGAATCAGTAA
- a CDS encoding FAD-binding oxidoreductase: MSTDRHPLGIIKNLGEKTIRGLDDQITGDLILPDNEQYDDARDVWNGLINRYPAVIVRALDSDDVAAAINFAREQNLTLSIRGGAHHQAGEAIVDNGVVIDLAAFDHIDIDAEERIANIGPGTQTKEVIKTTQAHGLATPTGSAGCVGMGGTTLGGGIGWLRRKHGLSVDSLRSMEVVTADGTAHTASENQNADLFWALRGGGGQFGIVTNFEFELYDVGPLIGGLITFYPADAARTVLETYSEFTEPEAMSSIVNYGEVPAVPPIPESQQGEPAIGIIGCYAGNPETAMDAFAPLREITEPLIDATEPMAYTALHEMGTLMHPWGRKYINRSVFVDELTEQILELVITQTDTAPGEMDGVGIWSMGGAIDDDSETAYAWRDKSYLILIEAAWEDHDNPAHIEWAHETEQRFREVGGEGAYAGYAGVEEGEWEQWERKIFDDNYDRLRTLKARYDPAGIFDHGLSVTPKTE, translated from the coding sequence ATGTCGACAGACAGACACCCATTGGGGATTATCAAAAATCTCGGTGAAAAAACAATTCGTGGACTCGATGATCAAATAACCGGCGATCTGATCTTACCGGATAATGAGCAGTATGATGACGCTCGCGATGTTTGGAATGGATTAATCAATCGATATCCTGCAGTTATCGTCCGGGCACTCGACAGCGATGACGTGGCAGCAGCAATTAATTTCGCACGTGAACAGAATCTCACATTGTCGATTCGTGGCGGTGCCCATCATCAAGCTGGTGAGGCAATCGTGGACAATGGGGTAGTCATTGATCTTGCAGCGTTTGATCACATCGATATTGACGCTGAGGAACGGATCGCGAATATCGGTCCTGGAACTCAAACGAAAGAGGTAATCAAGACGACACAAGCGCATGGACTCGCAACACCGACCGGAAGTGCGGGTTGTGTCGGGATGGGCGGAACGACACTGGGTGGCGGTATCGGGTGGCTTCGTCGAAAACATGGACTCTCAGTCGATTCACTCCGCTCAATGGAGGTCGTGACGGCTGATGGAACCGCACACACAGCAAGTGAGAATCAAAATGCCGACCTGTTTTGGGCACTGCGAGGTGGTGGCGGTCAGTTTGGTATTGTCACTAACTTTGAGTTTGAGCTATATGATGTGGGACCGCTTATCGGTGGACTCATCACATTTTATCCGGCAGATGCTGCACGAACGGTTCTTGAGACATATTCTGAGTTCACCGAGCCAGAGGCGATGTCGTCAATCGTTAATTATGGAGAAGTACCTGCTGTGCCGCCCATTCCTGAGTCCCAACAGGGTGAACCAGCGATTGGAATTATCGGTTGTTATGCTGGCAATCCTGAGACAGCGATGGATGCGTTCGCTCCACTTCGGGAAATTACCGAGCCGTTGATTGATGCAACAGAGCCCATGGCATATACCGCGCTACACGAAATGGGGACGTTGATGCATCCATGGGGGCGGAAATACATCAACCGCTCTGTCTTTGTGGACGAACTCACCGAGCAGATACTCGAGCTCGTCATAACCCAAACCGACACAGCACCTGGTGAGATGGATGGTGTTGGTATTTGGTCGATGGGCGGGGCTATCGACGATGACTCTGAGACTGCATATGCGTGGAGAGATAAGTCATATCTTATTCTCATCGAGGCTGCATGGGAGGACCATGACAATCCTGCTCATATCGAGTGGGCTCATGAGACTGAACAGCGATTCCGTGAGGTAGGTGGTGAAGGTGCATACGCAGGGTACGCTGGCGTCGAAGAGGGTGAGTGGGAACAGTGGGAGAGAAAGATCTTCGATGATAATTACGACCGATTGCGCACACTCAAAGCTCGCTATGATCCTGCTGGAATATTTGATCATGGGCTTTCTGTCACTCCAAAGACAGAATAA
- a CDS encoding MBL fold metallo-hydrolase RNA specificity domain-containing protein gives MAPGVYLRDGVEIEFASGERIVCDGVPKGSSKQEVTTAVSHAHGDHLVDTAGEIVASELTVALASVRQSECKPEKITHPAVDLIPAGHIAGSRAVLLTDPETDCRYLYTGDCRLSDRLYLDGFDPVDADVLILETTYGDPKYRFPSPEKTHDRIREWLAQTMDDVVILFGYALGRAQKLQVLLESTARSRVFITDAIAELNAVIESHHEISFDARRYTTDVTLQPGDAVVLPMQTTRLGWIESLIEATDAMTAGFSGWAIDDSFIYQRGVDKGFVLSDHCDYDELIELVTTVDPERVYTQHGFTETFATRLTREHGYDTQALKSNQSTLGDF, from the coding sequence GTGGCTCCCGGTGTGTATCTTCGTGATGGTGTTGAAATTGAATTTGCAAGTGGTGAACGAATTGTCTGTGATGGAGTCCCAAAAGGATCCTCAAAGCAAGAGGTAACAACAGCTGTCAGTCATGCTCACGGTGATCATCTGGTTGATACTGCGGGTGAAATTGTTGCCTCTGAGCTTACCGTTGCACTTGCATCTGTTCGCCAGTCAGAGTGTAAGCCAGAGAAAATTACCCATCCAGCAGTTGATTTGATACCAGCGGGTCATATTGCTGGGTCGAGAGCGGTCCTTCTCACTGATCCTGAAACGGATTGTCGGTATCTTTACACCGGTGATTGTCGATTATCTGATCGATTATATCTTGATGGATTCGATCCGGTCGACGCAGATGTCTTGATTCTTGAAACGACGTATGGTGACCCAAAATATCGCTTTCCATCACCTGAAAAAACACATGATCGAATTCGTGAGTGGCTTGCTCAAACGATGGATGATGTCGTAATTTTGTTCGGATACGCACTTGGTCGGGCACAAAAACTACAAGTATTACTTGAATCGACAGCGCGTTCACGCGTGTTCATCACGGATGCAATTGCAGAACTTAATGCAGTCATTGAGTCACACCATGAGATTAGCTTTGATGCACGCCGATATACTACAGATGTCACACTGCAACCTGGTGATGCAGTTGTATTACCGATGCAGACAACACGTCTTGGGTGGATTGAATCACTTATTGAGGCGACTGATGCAATGACTGCCGGATTCTCTGGGTGGGCAATCGATGATTCATTTATTTATCAGCGTGGGGTTGATAAAGGGTTTGTACTCTCGGATCATTGCGATTATGATGAGCTCATTGAGCTCGTCACGACTGTTGATCCAGAGCGTGTTTATACACAACACGGGTTTACTGAGACGTTCGCAACACGACTTACTCGTGAGCACGGATATGATACACAAGCGCTAAAATCGAATCAATCAACGCTTGGTGACTTCTGA
- a CDS encoding ATP-dependent DNA ligase, with product MKYSELAEVYTDVAATSATTQKGTLLADCFLDVYNNTEKSLLPVTVRLVQGRVFARWEAAEIGVSTAGAADAISKATGVESEQIETWWREEGDLGDAAAYAVDDRVQQTLTATPLTVTRVYETLREVASYAGSGSQQKQRDEIAGLISDASPLAARYIVRTVTGSMRLGVGEGIVRNALASAFLDMSDDAADAVQRAIDLTNDVAVVAQRVAEQGQPGLDDVDLELFRPIKPMLAKQAESIQTAVDELAADPKHIERNHNIELSHSGAVLIEFKYDGIRAKIHRDGDEIRVYTRRLSDVTEQFPDVVSAARDHIDAEHYIIEAELVGYDPQSNDDTPVTFQTLAQRIQRTDNVATIAKSIPVTTYVFDLLALNGESLLTDTLEMRLERLNTILSTKATSDSKSASTHNAHSSTSVTTVSNDQYQSSSSLRRAQCTWATTQTTATEFYEDALAAGHEGVMIKNPTRPYQPGSRVGYQRKIKPTMEPLDLVVTRAKWSEGRKSDFLGRPYLACRTADGNLAEVGRMHTGFTDDQLETFTNRVEPLIEHVEGREATLTPAVVLAVEYEEIQISSTYDSGYALRFPRLKQIRHDCDPSQADSLERVERLYEQQSLDESQTSV from the coding sequence GTGAAGTACTCTGAACTCGCTGAGGTATATACTGACGTCGCTGCGACATCAGCAACGACCCAGAAGGGGACGCTCCTCGCTGATTGTTTCTTAGATGTCTATAATAATACCGAGAAATCGTTGCTTCCGGTTACCGTTCGACTTGTCCAGGGTCGTGTATTCGCTCGCTGGGAAGCAGCGGAAATTGGTGTTTCAACCGCTGGTGCTGCAGACGCGATTAGTAAGGCAACCGGTGTCGAGAGCGAACAGATCGAGACATGGTGGCGAGAGGAGGGTGATCTTGGTGATGCTGCTGCATACGCTGTTGATGATCGCGTACAACAGACACTCACTGCAACACCGCTGACAGTCACCCGTGTATATGAGACACTCCGCGAGGTTGCTAGTTATGCAGGTTCGGGTAGTCAACAAAAACAGCGAGACGAAATTGCTGGACTCATCTCTGATGCATCACCACTCGCTGCTCGATATATCGTTCGAACCGTAACAGGATCAATGCGACTTGGTGTTGGTGAAGGAATCGTTCGTAATGCACTTGCAAGCGCATTCCTTGACATGTCTGATGATGCTGCGGATGCCGTCCAGCGAGCGATTGACTTAACCAACGATGTTGCTGTTGTCGCGCAGCGTGTTGCTGAGCAGGGGCAACCCGGGTTAGATGATGTTGATCTTGAGTTATTTCGTCCAATTAAGCCAATGCTCGCAAAGCAAGCAGAGAGTATTCAGACTGCGGTTGATGAACTTGCCGCAGATCCGAAGCACATTGAGAGAAATCATAATATAGAGTTATCACACAGTGGAGCAGTCCTCATTGAGTTCAAATATGATGGTATTCGTGCTAAGATACACCGCGATGGTGATGAAATACGAGTATATACACGACGACTTTCTGATGTGACAGAGCAGTTCCCGGATGTTGTCTCAGCAGCACGTGATCATATTGATGCTGAGCATTATATTATTGAGGCAGAGCTTGTTGGATACGACCCACAAAGTAACGATGATACCCCAGTCACATTCCAAACGCTTGCACAGCGTATCCAACGAACCGATAACGTCGCCACGATTGCGAAGTCGATTCCGGTCACAACATATGTCTTTGATTTACTTGCCCTCAATGGTGAATCATTGCTAACGGATACGCTTGAGATGCGGTTAGAACGCCTCAATACAATCCTTAGCACAAAGGCGACGTCAGATAGTAAATCCGCCTCGACACATAATGCTCACTCTTCAACGTCTGTTACGACCGTGAGTAATGATCAATATCAATCCAGCTCATCACTGAGACGGGCACAGTGTACGTGGGCAACAACACAGACAACAGCAACGGAGTTCTATGAGGATGCACTTGCTGCTGGTCATGAGGGTGTGATGATAAAAAATCCGACGCGACCGTATCAACCCGGGTCTCGAGTTGGATATCAGCGGAAAATAAAGCCAACAATGGAGCCACTCGATCTGGTTGTTACCCGGGCAAAGTGGAGTGAGGGGCGTAAAAGTGACTTTCTCGGTCGACCGTACCTTGCATGCCGAACTGCTGATGGTAATCTCGCAGAGGTTGGTCGGATGCATACCGGATTCACTGATGATCAACTTGAGACGTTCACAAACCGTGTCGAACCATTGATTGAACATGTTGAAGGGAGAGAAGCAACGCTCACACCTGCTGTTGTGCTCGCGGTTGAATATGAGGAAATACAGATCTCATCAACATATGATTCTGGGTATGCACTTCGATTTCCACGATTGAAACAAATCCGACATGACTGTGACCCATCGCAGGCAGACTCACTTGAGCGCGTTGAGCGGTTGTATGAACAACAATCACTCGATGAGAGTCAAACGAGTGTATAA
- a CDS encoding DUF4864 domain-containing protein: MTTEYTYPITTVTVPESTYDAEEVIAIQLSAFADNDSPVPDAGIKTAYNFASPANRRATGPFDQFRQMVQNNRYAPMIDHNEAVTGPLEQDGDSAQQRVTLTGEDGQTVTYRFGVSKYESTPEDETIPEPNCWLTDRVLRE, from the coding sequence ATGACAACAGAATATACTTATCCGATTACGACAGTTACAGTCCCAGAATCAACATATGATGCTGAAGAGGTTATTGCAATCCAGCTATCAGCGTTTGCAGATAACGATTCACCGGTTCCGGACGCTGGGATTAAAACGGCATATAATTTCGCTTCGCCAGCAAATCGCCGTGCGACCGGACCATTCGATCAATTTCGACAGATGGTCCAAAATAACCGTTACGCACCGATGATTGATCATAATGAAGCAGTGACAGGACCGCTTGAACAAGATGGTGACAGTGCACAACAGCGAGTAACACTCACTGGCGAGGATGGTCAGACCGTCACCTATCGCTTTGGTGTGTCGAAGTATGAGTCCACACCTGAGGACGAAACCATACCAGAACCAAATTGTTGGCTTACAGACCGTGTTCTTCGAGAATAA
- a CDS encoding rhomboid family intramembrane serine protease yields MGNQQPRRSQSSGKSGDEILPRTTVRGGRSPTAETVVLLCGFFLIQYPLSAIGLVGLFALSPIVVIEPWTLITSTYAHGSIGHLMSNLIALILFGALVERTTTRLRFHTFFILTGALAGVAEITLGSLLAFSPRAVLGASGAVFALFGYLITSNAIADTLIDTIDRVTDISWAVTAVLIIVAAVMAILLSGPGTALVGHAAGLAIGLVAGRMRLLRIDNSSSTSAQRSV; encoded by the coding sequence ATGGGCAATCAACAACCGCGGCGGTCACAATCGTCCGGGAAGAGTGGTGATGAAATCCTTCCACGGACCACAGTCCGCGGCGGGCGGAGTCCAACCGCCGAGACAGTTGTACTCCTCTGTGGGTTCTTTCTCATACAGTACCCATTATCTGCAATTGGTCTTGTTGGATTATTCGCATTAAGTCCGATTGTCGTTATCGAACCATGGACGCTCATAACAAGCACATACGCTCATGGTAGCATTGGTCATCTCATGAGCAATCTGATCGCACTTATTCTCTTTGGCGCACTTGTCGAACGAACAACAACGCGGCTTCGGTTTCACACATTCTTCATTCTTACTGGTGCGCTTGCTGGCGTTGCAGAGATTACACTTGGAAGTCTGCTCGCGTTTAGCCCTCGGGCTGTGCTTGGCGCTTCTGGAGCGGTGTTCGCACTGTTTGGATATCTTATCACGAGTAATGCCATCGCAGATACACTCATCGACACAATTGATCGAGTAACAGATATTTCCTGGGCTGTGACTGCAGTGCTTATTATTGTCGCTGCTGTCATGGCTATCCTCCTGAGTGGTCCGGGAACTGCACTCGTTGGGCATGCCGCTGGGCTTGCAATAGGGCTGGTCGCTGGTCGCATGCGGCTACTTAGAATAGATAATTCATCATCGACATCTGCTCAGCGTTCGGTATAG
- a CDS encoding class I SAM-dependent methyltransferase, whose amino-acid sequence MSEHNTSRLERIRADYGTWAPAYDWFARATASIGGIRAACVDQLNLEPGATVVEFGCGPGVNFPALRAAVGSTGRVIGIDVTKPMIDRARSLIARRDWDNVEVICADATTPPINSVDAVVATFVTSLFDNPQVVVNEWCHTAETVVVANFVPGENAIANVGLWAFTRLNARLFDLASDTNNALTQLATRTAASRHALETQMDSIVTTRHLFGTIVIHAGRESTNEAHEKQ is encoded by the coding sequence GTGAGCGAACATAACACCTCTCGTCTTGAGCGTATCCGTGCGGACTATGGCACATGGGCACCTGCATATGATTGGTTTGCGCGAGCAACAGCATCCATTGGTGGTATTCGAGCAGCGTGTGTCGACCAGCTTAATCTTGAGCCTGGAGCAACAGTTGTCGAATTTGGCTGTGGACCAGGAGTAAACTTCCCAGCACTCCGAGCGGCTGTTGGTTCGACTGGGCGGGTTATTGGTATCGATGTGACAAAACCAATGATTGACCGTGCTCGGTCATTGATTGCCCGCCGTGACTGGGATAATGTTGAAGTTATTTGCGCTGATGCAACAACTCCGCCGATTAACTCTGTTGACGCTGTCGTTGCGACGTTTGTGACGTCATTATTTGACAACCCACAGGTGGTTGTAAACGAGTGGTGTCACACTGCTGAGACAGTTGTAGTTGCAAACTTTGTTCCAGGCGAGAATGCGATTGCTAATGTTGGGCTTTGGGCATTCACACGATTAAATGCGCGACTGTTCGATCTTGCGAGTGATACCAATAATGCGCTTACGCAATTAGCAACACGAACAGCAGCATCAAGACATGCACTTGAAACACAAATGGATTCTATCGTGACGACACGGCATCTCTTTGGGACGATTGTTATTCACGCCGGGCGAGAAAGCACCAACGAAGCCCATGAGAAGCAATAA
- a CDS encoding sodium:calcium antiporter, which translates to MVLAGVVPQTPSVFIIVILVATGLVWIGTGWLEGAAERLSTYYGLPPVVQGSVVVAIGSSFPEFASVVFTAAAGVFSMGIGTIVGSAIFNILVIPALSGILAQQGVESNRNIVYKEAQFYMIAVSALIVTFALAVIYLPAPNRGELVGMITRPLAVIPLFVYLLYLFIQWQEVSDYTQDVSTDSIAVGREWGRLVAGLIAILIAIEQMVGAVEGLGSIIGIPEFLAGVTIIAAATSLPDTLVSVRAARSGDGTTSLGNVLGSNTFDLLVVIPVGVLIVGTVPVNFATAVPMFGVLTLATVLLFTVLRTDLTLTQRESYVLGAAYTLFIIWIIAESAGITGILKTV; encoded by the coding sequence ATGGTTCTTGCAGGCGTGGTGCCACAGACACCATCTGTATTCATTATTGTCATCTTAGTAGCGACTGGACTTGTATGGATTGGGACGGGATGGCTCGAAGGAGCAGCAGAACGTCTCTCAACGTACTATGGGCTTCCACCCGTCGTTCAGGGTTCAGTTGTTGTTGCGATTGGGTCGAGTTTTCCTGAGTTTGCAAGCGTTGTATTCACCGCTGCAGCAGGTGTCTTTAGTATGGGTATTGGCACTATTGTTGGATCCGCAATATTCAATATCCTCGTCATTCCCGCGTTATCTGGGATACTTGCACAACAAGGTGTTGAGTCGAATCGAAATATTGTGTATAAAGAAGCCCAGTTCTATATGATCGCTGTTTCAGCGCTTATTGTGACGTTTGCACTTGCAGTTATTTATCTTCCAGCACCAAATCGTGGAGAACTTGTCGGGATGATTACTCGTCCCCTTGCGGTAATCCCGTTATTTGTGTATTTACTATATTTATTCATTCAATGGCAGGAAGTGAGCGATTATACGCAGGACGTATCAACGGATTCAATCGCTGTTGGACGAGAATGGGGACGGTTGGTCGCCGGATTAATTGCGATTTTGATTGCTATTGAACAGATGGTTGGGGCTGTTGAGGGACTTGGTTCGATTATCGGGATCCCTGAGTTTCTCGCTGGTGTGACGATTATTGCCGCAGCGACGAGTTTACCTGACACACTTGTGAGTGTCCGAGCGGCACGAAGTGGGGATGGGACGACAAGCCTTGGAAATGTCTTAGGGTCGAATACATTCGATTTGCTTGTTGTCATTCCTGTTGGCGTGTTGATTGTCGGGACGGTTCCGGTTAACTTTGCAACGGCTGTACCAATGTTCGGAGTTTTAACACTTGCAACTGTATTACTCTTTACTGTCCTGCGAACTGACCTCACACTCACACAACGTGAGTCATATGTTCTTGGTGCCGCATACACATTATTCATCATCTGGATTATCGCCGAATCAGCCGGTATCACTGGCATATTAAAAACTGTGTGA
- a CDS encoding NAD(P)H-binding protein yields MKILVAGATGFVGRRLVRALHDQNHDVVAFSRSASEAGFPSGVEPFEGDFGDPASLEGMCDDVDVAYYLIHSLTAENFAELDRTYARRFRQRASTAGVDRVIYLSGISGNERDLSPHLASRREVEAVLEGGEYELTVLRAAVIIGRGSASFRIVDDLTDRLPLMVVPTWVRTPGNPIAVDDAVRYLVRLLSVPETRGKIFDIGGPSVLSYEELLRMTANVKNKRVLIIPVPVLTPELSSHWLRLTTDVQYRIARPLAKSMRHPVTVDDDRDLQNVVPIDQTPIKTAINQALTAN; encoded by the coding sequence ATGAAAATCCTCGTTGCAGGGGCGACCGGATTCGTTGGTCGTCGTTTAGTCCGTGCTCTTCACGACCAGAATCACGACGTTGTTGCTTTTTCACGAAGCGCCAGTGAGGCTGGATTTCCTTCAGGTGTCGAGCCATTTGAGGGTGATTTTGGCGATCCTGCATCGCTTGAGGGAATGTGTGATGATGTTGATGTTGCATATTATCTTATTCACTCATTGACCGCTGAGAATTTCGCTGAGCTTGATCGAACATACGCACGCCGATTTCGCCAGCGTGCATCGACAGCAGGCGTCGACCGTGTTATCTATCTGAGTGGAATCAGTGGCAATGAGCGGGATCTCTCACCACATCTTGCATCACGACGAGAAGTTGAGGCTGTCTTAGAGGGAGGCGAGTATGAGTTGACAGTCCTTCGAGCAGCCGTCATTATTGGTCGCGGAAGTGCAAGTTTCCGAATTGTTGATGATCTTACAGATCGTCTTCCATTGATGGTGGTTCCGACATGGGTCCGCACTCCAGGAAATCCCATTGCTGTTGATGATGCAGTTAGGTATCTTGTGAGATTGCTCAGCGTACCGGAGACACGGGGGAAAATCTTCGATATTGGCGGTCCAAGTGTACTCTCATATGAAGAACTCCTTCGGATGACTGCAAACGTCAAAAACAAACGCGTATTGATTATTCCCGTTCCTGTGCTAACTCCCGAGTTGTCTTCACATTGGCTTCGACTTACGACCGATGTCCAATATCGCATTGCAAGACCACTGGCGAAAAGCATGCGACATCCGGTGACAGTTGATGATGATCGGGATCTTCAAAATGTCGTTCCGATTGATCAGACCCCAATCAAGACTGCAATTAATCAGGCACTCACAGCAAACTAG